Proteins from a single region of Abyssalbus ytuae:
- a CDS encoding SDR family NAD(P)-dependent oxidoreductase, with the protein MLPAEDKYNSNNQQMNKTAIVTGGNSGLGYATAKKFCENGIKTYIIGRTKDKTEKACEEIGPNAIPVIFDLNDLENIPGLIKDIARNGPIDILVNNAGINLKKEFTETTDEEFRSILHTNLFSVFAITREVVKVMKENGKGSIINISSMASKYGLPKVIAYTASKGAIETFTRGAAVELAQYGIRVNAVAPGFIKTKMVAKAFDSDPERRDKVLARTPMGKLGEPSDVADAVYYYAGADSKFTTGTILCVDGGNSIGF; encoded by the coding sequence ATGCTCCCGGCAGAGGATAAATATAACTCTAATAACCAACAAATGAATAAAACTGCAATTGTTACAGGAGGTAATTCCGGACTAGGTTATGCAACAGCAAAAAAGTTTTGCGAAAACGGAATAAAAACATATATAATAGGACGAACAAAAGATAAAACAGAAAAGGCATGTGAGGAAATTGGCCCTAATGCCATTCCTGTAATTTTTGATCTGAATGATTTGGAAAATATTCCCGGCCTTATAAAAGATATTGCCCGGAATGGCCCTATAGATATTTTAGTAAATAATGCAGGTATTAATTTAAAAAAAGAATTTACCGAAACTACTGATGAAGAATTTCGCTCCATCCTCCACACCAATTTGTTTAGTGTTTTTGCCATAACCCGGGAAGTGGTAAAAGTGATGAAAGAAAATGGCAAAGGGAGTATTATCAATATCAGTTCAATGGCATCAAAATACGGTTTACCCAAAGTAATAGCCTATACCGCCAGCAAAGGGGCCATAGAAACATTTACTCGGGGAGCTGCTGTAGAACTGGCCCAATACGGAATACGAGTTAATGCCGTGGCTCCCGGATTTATTAAAACTAAAATGGTCGCAAAAGCCTTTGACAGTGATCCCGAACGCAGAGATAAAGTTTTAGCCAGAACCCCCATGGGAAAATTAGGTGAACCTTCGGATGTGGCTGATGCGGTTTACTATTATGCAGGAGCAGACTCCAAATTTACTACGGGAACCATACTTTGTGTAGATGGCGGCAACAGCATAGGATTTTAA
- the uxuA gene encoding mannonate dehydratase: MIKMHQTMRWFGPQDTVSLRDLRQCGIKGIVTALHQIPVGDVWTVENIKERQNIIREAGLEWTVIESLPVHEDIKRKAGNYQLYIDNYKTSLKNIAKCGIQVITYNFMPVLDWLRTHHNFENHDGTKALRYEEKAFIYFDVYLLKRPGANTEYSINQKKEALEYGKKLSDEQRNTLFKNILLGLPGSKIDFTPEQVLTLLDSYKNIDEEKLRENLIYFLSEITPLAEELNLKLAIHPDDPPFSVLGLPRVMSTQHDMEQIFKAVPRHANGLCYCTGSLGARPQNDLLKIIDDFGDRIHFLHLRNIVRENEGVFRESEHLNGDNPMEEIVKKIILLMNKRNISLPMRPDHGFLHSLEENENHYPGYSLIGRLKGLAELRGLELGLNHIMKATDLT; encoded by the coding sequence ATGATTAAAATGCATCAGACTATGAGGTGGTTTGGCCCCCAGGATACAGTGAGTCTCAGAGACCTGAGGCAATGTGGAATAAAAGGAATTGTGACTGCCCTTCATCAAATTCCTGTAGGGGACGTATGGACTGTTGAAAATATTAAGGAACGACAGAATATAATCCGGGAGGCGGGACTGGAATGGACGGTAATCGAAAGCTTGCCTGTACATGAGGATATAAAAAGAAAAGCGGGAAATTATCAGCTTTATATCGACAACTATAAAACCAGCCTGAAAAATATAGCAAAATGCGGAATACAAGTTATCACCTATAACTTTATGCCTGTTCTGGACTGGTTACGTACACATCATAATTTTGAAAATCATGATGGTACCAAAGCATTAAGATATGAAGAAAAAGCTTTTATATATTTTGATGTTTATCTTTTAAAAAGACCTGGAGCCAATACAGAGTATTCCATAAACCAAAAAAAGGAAGCTTTAGAGTACGGCAAAAAACTTAGTGACGAACAAAGAAATACCCTGTTTAAAAATATTTTGCTAGGCTTACCCGGCAGTAAAATTGATTTTACCCCGGAGCAGGTTCTAACCCTATTAGACAGCTATAAAAATATAGATGAAGAAAAGTTAAGAGAAAATTTAATCTATTTTCTTTCAGAAATAACTCCCCTGGCAGAAGAATTAAATTTAAAATTAGCCATCCATCCGGACGACCCTCCGTTTTCGGTGCTCGGTTTACCAAGAGTAATGAGCACACAACACGACATGGAACAAATTTTTAAAGCCGTTCCCCGGCATGCAAACGGGCTGTGTTATTGTACCGGATCTTTAGGTGCCCGTCCGCAAAACGATCTTTTAAAAATAATTGATGATTTTGGTGACAGAATCCATTTTTTACACCTGAGGAATATAGTCAGGGAAAATGAAGGGGTTTTCAGGGAATCCGAACATTTAAACGGCGATAATCCTATGGAAGAAATTGTAAAAAAAATCATATTGCTCATGAATAAACGAAATATCAGTTTACCCATGAGGCCTGATCATGGTTTTTTACATTCTCTTGAAGAAAATGAAAATCACTATCCCGGCTATTCACTCATAGGAAGATTAAAAGGACTGGCCGAATTGAGAGGATTGGAACTGGGATTAAATCATATTATGAAAGCAACAGATCTTACCTAA
- a CDS encoding endo-1,4-beta-xylanase, producing the protein MKNLIKLLLFGTLLVACSSSDDDGSIVVGGPTNGGGSGGGSTSGPEAGGDEIIDGFTYKPTDIAKNIVSYPVGNIVSASKLSSTSSDNQIFKAILNEEYNSITAENDMKMSAMFDGPGDYDYEAGDAIVAYAKANGLRVHGHVLAWHKQQPAWLGTFSGTDEEFETAVLDYITNTVSHFAQEKMTVNDVEVPVVASWDVVNETFESGATDNVLYQKIDDFVAKAFQAARAGDPDVKLFYNDYGIAGDPGKRNSIITMVNDFKSRSIPIDGIGMQMHLNHNWPDTDLPTSIQDIADTGLLVHISELDVKVNYEEDITELTKDRAAEQEAQFQRAAYYYHTLVPAAQQHGITIWGFRDQDSWLYDNNTDWPLLYDNDFNYKVSHRGFINGLKGQAP; encoded by the coding sequence ATGAAAAATTTAATTAAACTTTTATTATTTGGCACTCTGTTAGTAGCATGTAGCAGTTCTGACGACGATGGTTCCATAGTTGTAGGCGGACCTACCAATGGTGGTGGCAGTGGAGGCGGTTCTACCTCCGGCCCTGAAGCAGGTGGCGATGAAATTATTGACGGATTCACATATAAGCCCACTGATATTGCAAAAAATATTGTTTCTTATCCGGTAGGCAACATAGTTTCTGCATCCAAGCTATCTTCCACTTCATCCGATAATCAAATATTCAAAGCTATTCTTAATGAAGAATATAACAGTATTACTGCTGAAAATGACATGAAAATGTCTGCAATGTTTGACGGCCCCGGCGACTACGACTACGAAGCAGGTGATGCAATTGTAGCCTATGCAAAAGCAAACGGTTTGCGTGTACACGGGCATGTTCTTGCATGGCATAAACAACAACCTGCATGGTTAGGAACATTTTCGGGCACCGATGAGGAATTTGAAACAGCAGTGCTGGATTACATTACCAATACTGTTTCCCATTTTGCCCAGGAAAAAATGACAGTAAATGATGTTGAAGTTCCGGTAGTGGCAAGTTGGGATGTAGTTAACGAAACTTTTGAAAGTGGAGCGACTGACAATGTTCTTTATCAGAAAATTGACGATTTTGTGGCCAAGGCATTTCAGGCAGCCCGAGCTGGCGACCCTGATGTTAAACTTTTTTATAACGATTACGGCATTGCCGGAGATCCGGGCAAAAGAAACAGCATTATTACAATGGTGAATGATTTTAAAAGCAGAAGCATCCCTATTGACGGAATTGGAATGCAAATGCACTTAAATCATAATTGGCCCGATACAGACCTTCCGACTTCAATACAAGATATAGCTGATACCGGATTGCTTGTACATATTTCTGAACTGGATGTAAAAGTAAACTATGAGGAGGATATTACTGAATTAACCAAGGACAGGGCAGCCGAACAGGAAGCTCAATTTCAAAGGGCAGCATATTACTATCACACTTTAGTTCCCGCAGCCCAGCAACACGGTATTACCATTTGGGGATTCAGAGATCAGGACAGCTGGTTGTATGACAATAATACTGACTGGCCTTTATTGTATGATAACGATTTTAATTACAAGGTTTCACACAGAGGCTTTATCAATGGTTTAAAAGGTCAGGCGCCTTAA
- the trxA gene encoding thioredoxin, translating into MALEITDATFDEVVLKSDKPVMVDFWAAWCGPCRMVGPIIEEVSEEYKGKAVVGKVDVDANQEFAAKYGVRNIPTVLVFQNGEVVGRQVGVAPKSIYTEALDSLLK; encoded by the coding sequence ATGGCTTTAGAAATAACAGACGCTACTTTTGATGAAGTAGTTTTAAAGAGCGACAAACCCGTAATGGTAGATTTTTGGGCAGCATGGTGCGGACCATGTAGAATGGTTGGCCCTATCATTGAAGAAGTAAGTGAAGAATATAAAGGCAAAGCAGTAGTGGGAAAAGTTGATGTGGATGCTAACCAGGAATTTGCAGCCAAATACGGAGTAAGAAATATTCCGACTGTTCTTGTTTTTCAAAACGGCGAGGTAGTAGGCCGTCAGGTAGGGGTTGCTCCTAAAAGTATTTATACAGAAGCATTAGATTCATTATTAAAATAA
- a CDS encoding DUF58 domain-containing protein, which produces MKIQKELHNIQLFKNLELLANQVVEGFVNGMHKSPFHGFSSEFSEHKIYNQGESTRHIDWKLFAKTDKLYTKRFEEETNLRCHIIIDNSSSMHYPEIKKQSLSNLNKIGFSILAAASMMNLLKRQRDAVGLSIYSDNYDFYSPEKGSERHHQMLLSNLESILNSPAEGKQTKTYTFLHQIAEKIHRRSMIFLFTDMFQSETSENELFNALRHLKYNKHEVILFHVMDKQKEFYFKFDNNPKRFTDVETGEHINLYANNVKENYQKAVEDYFKILKLKCSQYKIKYVEADISKDINKTLLTYLIERQKFA; this is translated from the coding sequence ATGAAAATCCAAAAAGAACTTCATAATATTCAACTGTTTAAAAATCTGGAACTTTTAGCCAATCAGGTGGTAGAAGGATTTGTAAACGGAATGCATAAAAGTCCCTTTCATGGTTTTTCATCCGAATTTTCCGAGCACAAAATATACAACCAGGGAGAAAGTACACGGCATATAGATTGGAAACTCTTTGCCAAAACCGATAAACTTTATACAAAACGTTTTGAGGAAGAAACAAATTTAAGGTGTCATATAATCATCGATAATTCATCTTCCATGCATTATCCTGAGATAAAAAAACAATCTTTAAGCAATTTGAATAAAATAGGATTTTCAATATTGGCAGCAGCATCTATGATGAATCTTCTCAAACGTCAGCGTGATGCAGTTGGATTAAGTATCTATTCTGATAATTATGACTTCTATTCTCCTGAAAAAGGCAGTGAACGGCATCATCAAATGCTTTTAAGTAATCTGGAAAGCATCCTTAACAGCCCTGCTGAAGGTAAACAGACCAAAACTTATACATTCCTGCATCAGATAGCTGAAAAAATACACCGTAGGAGCATGATTTTTTTATTTACAGACATGTTTCAATCCGAAACAAGCGAAAATGAACTTTTTAATGCTTTAAGACATCTAAAATACAACAAACATGAAGTTATATTATTTCATGTAATGGATAAACAAAAAGAGTTTTATTTTAAGTTTGACAATAATCCCAAACGCTTTACAGACGTAGAAACCGGTGAACACATTAATTTATATGCAAACAACGTCAAAGAAAATTATCAAAAAGCAGTAGAGGATTATTTTAAAATTCTGAAGCTGAAATGCAGTCAATATAAAATAAAATATGTGGAGGCAGATATTTCTAAAGACATTAATAAAACTCTACTTACTTATTTAATTGAGCGGCAAAAATTTGCCTGA
- a CDS encoding RidA family protein, producing the protein MNRKNISSGSYLEKPIGFSRAVRIGNVISVSGTAPIAENGTTSFPNDLYNQTKTCIGIMKKAIEDAGGKLENVIRTRIYLKNAKEWEKAAKAHGEFFSEIQPACTFVEVKGFIKPDWLIETEADCII; encoded by the coding sequence ATGAATAGAAAAAATATATCATCAGGTTCTTATCTTGAAAAACCAATAGGCTTTTCGAGGGCAGTAAGAATTGGAAATGTTATATCAGTATCCGGAACTGCTCCAATTGCAGAGAATGGAACTACTTCATTTCCAAATGATTTATACAACCAAACAAAAACTTGCATCGGAATAATGAAAAAAGCAATTGAAGATGCCGGAGGAAAATTAGAAAATGTAATCCGGACAAGGATTTATTTGAAAAATGCAAAGGAATGGGAAAAAGCGGCAAAAGCACATGGCGAATTTTTCTCTGAAATTCAACCAGCTTGTACTTTTGTAGAAGTTAAAGGATTTATAAAACCTGATTGGTTAATTGAAACTGAAGCTGACTGTATAATTTAA